From Halichoerus grypus chromosome 6, mHalGry1.hap1.1, whole genome shotgun sequence, one genomic window encodes:
- the LOC118552633 gene encoding pyridine nucleotide-disulfide oxidoreductase domain-containing protein 1: MHTSLSDVYAAGDICTASWRPSPVWQQMRLWTQARQMGWYAAKCMAAASLGESTDMNFSFELFAHVTKFLNYRS; this comes from the exons ATGCACACGTCTCTCTCTGATGTCTACGCTGCGGGTGACATCTGCACTGCGTCCTGGAGGCCCAGCCCGGTGTGGCAGCAG aTGAGGCTGTGGACGCAGGCTAGACAGATGGGATGGTATGCAGCAAAGTGCATGGCTGCAGCTAGTTTAGGAGAATCTACTGACATGAACTTCAGCTTTGAACTTTTTGCTCatgtaacaaaatttttaaactatag GTCGTAA